In a genomic window of Verrucomicrobiia bacterium:
- a CDS encoding VOC family protein, translating into MHPQPLICVSDVEASSRWYQRLLGCQSAHGGSEYERLVWRGRLVLQLHRWEVGHHHGPIGNPKAKPYGNGVLLWFEIDDFDAAVARAEEMKAEVVLARHVHPCAKHWEVWLRDAEGYTIVLSSPDGSAGEA; encoded by the coding sequence ATGCATCCACAGCCTCTGATTTGCGTGAGTGATGTCGAGGCCAGCAGCCGCTGGTACCAACGGCTGCTGGGTTGTCAGAGCGCCCATGGCGGTTCCGAGTATGAGCGGCTCGTCTGGCGCGGGCGGTTGGTTTTGCAATTGCACCGGTGGGAGGTCGGGCACCATCACGGCCCCATCGGCAACCCAAAAGCCAAGCCCTACGGGAACGGCGTGCTGCTGTGGTTCGAGATCGACGACTTCGACGCGGCGGTTGCGCGTGCTGAGGAAATGAAAGCCGAGGTTGTCTTGGCACGACACGTTCATCCTTGCGCAAAGCATTGGGAGGTCTGGTTGCGCGATGCGGAGGGTTACACCATTGTGCTTTCCAGTCCGGACGGCTCAGCGGGCGAGGCCTGA
- a CDS encoding c-type cytochrome domain-containing protein — MSGPPEIVLFLGRLHVLLIHLPIALVLLLATLELLARFPRFRHANANTGLILALAIPAAVFTALCGWMLSLAGGYPAHLLQWHKWTGISTAAIVVVAGVLYRLELKTAFRWCLFISTGALILASHFGGSLTHGSDYLVRYAPRPFRNWLGAGSQVHPAPPAQPPVSTKPPAEAQVFSEVVQPILQKDCVSCHGPSKAKGKLRLDSFAAVLKGGGSGPALVPGKAGNSEMIKRLRLDLGEDDHMPPKDKPQPTSGDITLLAWWIDAGASGDKKVGELKPPLAITRILDSRFGALRHLAKAVPPKPLKDILPLASSLSDDLHIVVMALSQKDAWLECNAGVAGTSFGDAQLARLAPLGPNLRWLDLGGTAVTDAGLAQLETMPNLSRLHLERTAITDKALAHVSSLANLEYLNLYATAVTDAGLRGLEQMPRLKQVYLWETKVTSTGATEFTAARTDTEQLDKWQQEIEQLKAKIRDAQISVDLGTSLANAAPTNQTPINTMCPVSGKPIDPSKTFVYEGRLIAFCCNDCKAKFEQDPKAFLAKLNLTVTNTLASGPKAP; from the coding sequence GTGAGCGGCCCGCCAGAGATCGTCCTGTTCCTGGGGCGACTGCACGTGCTGCTGATCCATCTGCCGATTGCGCTGGTATTGCTGCTGGCCACGCTCGAATTGTTGGCACGCTTCCCCCGATTCCGTCACGCCAACGCCAACACCGGCTTAATCCTGGCGCTGGCCATACCGGCGGCTGTCTTCACCGCCCTCTGCGGCTGGATGCTTTCGCTGGCCGGCGGCTACCCCGCGCACTTGCTGCAATGGCACAAATGGACCGGCATCAGCACGGCCGCAATCGTCGTCGTGGCGGGTGTGCTCTACCGGCTCGAACTCAAGACAGCCTTTCGCTGGTGCCTTTTCATCTCAACCGGCGCCCTCATTTTGGCCAGCCACTTTGGCGGCTCACTCACCCATGGCAGCGATTACCTGGTCCGTTATGCGCCGCGCCCGTTCCGCAATTGGCTGGGGGCGGGCTCCCAGGTCCATCCAGCTCCACCCGCTCAACCGCCTGTCAGCACGAAGCCGCCGGCTGAGGCGCAGGTCTTTTCTGAAGTCGTTCAACCCATCCTGCAAAAGGATTGTGTCTCGTGCCATGGCCCCAGCAAAGCCAAAGGCAAGCTGCGCCTGGATTCTTTCGCGGCTGTTCTTAAGGGCGGGGGCTCAGGACCTGCCTTGGTGCCGGGAAAAGCCGGCAATAGCGAGATGATTAAACGGCTGCGGCTCGATTTAGGCGAAGACGACCACATGCCGCCAAAAGACAAGCCACAACCCACATCAGGGGACATCACGCTGCTGGCTTGGTGGATTGATGCGGGCGCGTCCGGCGATAAGAAAGTGGGCGAGCTCAAGCCGCCGCTCGCTATCACCCGCATCCTCGATTCGCGCTTCGGCGCCCTCCGGCACCTTGCTAAAGCAGTGCCGCCCAAACCGCTCAAAGACATCTTGCCGCTGGCGTCGAGCCTCAGCGATGATTTGCACATCGTCGTCATGGCCCTTTCACAGAAGGACGCCTGGCTTGAGTGCAACGCCGGTGTCGCCGGAACCAGCTTCGGCGATGCCCAATTGGCGCGCCTGGCCCCTCTTGGACCCAACCTGCGCTGGCTGGACCTGGGCGGCACCGCGGTAACCGATGCCGGCTTGGCCCAATTGGAAACCATGCCCAACCTCAGCCGCCTTCACCTGGAACGCACAGCGATCACCGACAAGGCCCTGGCCCATGTCAGCAGCCTGGCCAATCTCGAGTACCTCAATCTCTACGCAACGGCAGTTACTGACGCCGGCCTGAGAGGGCTTGAACAAATGCCCCGATTGAAACAGGTTTATCTTTGGGAAACCAAGGTCACCTCCACGGGAGCCACTGAATTCACCGCCGCACGGACGGATACCGAGCAACTGGACAAATGGCAGCAGGAAATCGAGCAACTCAAAGCCAAAATCCGGGATGCGCAAATTTCCGTGGACCTGGGGACCAGCCTCGCCAATGCCGCGCCAACCAATCAGACCCCGATCAACACGATGTGCCCCGTCTCAGGCAAACCCATCGACCCCAGCAAGACCTTTGTTTATGAGGGCCGCCTGATTGCCTTTTGCTGCAATGATTGCAAAGCGAAATTCGAGCAAGACCCGAAGGCTTTCCTGGCTAAATTGAACCTGACGGTAACCAACACGTTGGCATCAGGTCCGAAGGCGCCTTGA
- a CDS encoding DUF1501 domain-containing protein, giving the protein MQPFGNLEGHLTRRMFFKSTGLAAGRIALASLMFPDLFKANAAPLPTARSHPALPGLPHFAPKARRLIYLFMNGAPSQIDLWDYKPNLKAMFDADLPDSIRNGQRLTTMTSGQKRFPIAPSIYKFAPHGKCGTMVSELLPHTAQVVDELAVIRTVYTEAINHDPASTYILTGNQIPGKPSIGAWLSYGLGSEADDLPAFVVMTPRWSAKRDAQALYQRLWGSGFLPSRHQGVALRANGDPVLYLNNPAGVDSATRRTMLDDLAKLNQTGFQRSGDPEIETRIAQYEMAFRMQTSIPGLVDISSEPKSVLDLYGPEVTQPGTFAASALLARRLIERGVRVVQLLHREWDHHGDLPRDLPLQCRDIDQACRGLILDLKQRGLLDETLIVWGGEFGRTVYCQGELRQDNYGRDHHPRCYTMWMAGGGVQGGLVYGETDDFSYNIVRDPVHIRDINATILHQMGIDHNRLTYNFQGLDQKLVGTEAPATPVKGILA; this is encoded by the coding sequence ATGCAACCATTTGGAAACCTAGAGGGGCATCTTACCCGCCGCATGTTCTTCAAGAGCACTGGTCTGGCAGCAGGCCGCATCGCCCTGGCCTCGCTCATGTTCCCGGACTTGTTCAAAGCCAATGCTGCTCCGCTCCCCACGGCCCGCTCGCATCCGGCTTTGCCGGGACTGCCCCACTTTGCGCCTAAAGCCCGCCGATTGATCTACCTGTTCATGAATGGCGCGCCATCGCAGATTGATCTTTGGGACTACAAACCCAACCTGAAGGCAATGTTCGACGCCGACCTGCCCGATTCCATCCGCAACGGCCAGCGGTTGACCACGATGACCTCCGGTCAAAAACGCTTTCCAATCGCCCCATCGATTTACAAATTTGCCCCGCACGGTAAATGCGGCACCATGGTCAGCGAACTGCTCCCGCACACGGCGCAGGTTGTGGACGAACTGGCCGTCATCCGCACCGTTTATACCGAGGCAATTAATCACGACCCTGCCTCCACATACATCCTGACCGGCAACCAAATCCCGGGCAAACCCAGCATTGGGGCCTGGCTTTCCTACGGGCTAGGCAGCGAAGCGGACGATTTGCCCGCGTTCGTGGTCATGACACCCCGCTGGTCCGCCAAACGCGATGCCCAGGCCCTTTACCAACGGCTCTGGGGCTCGGGCTTCCTGCCCTCCCGCCATCAGGGTGTTGCCTTGCGCGCTAACGGCGACCCGGTGCTCTATTTGAATAACCCTGCAGGAGTGGACTCGGCAACCCGCCGCACGATGCTGGATGATTTGGCTAAACTGAATCAAACCGGGTTTCAACGCTCGGGTGACCCGGAAATAGAAACCCGCATCGCTCAATATGAAATGGCCTTCCGGATGCAGACCTCAATCCCGGGGCTGGTTGATATTTCCAGCGAGCCAAAATCGGTCCTCGATCTGTACGGACCCGAGGTAACCCAGCCCGGCACCTTCGCAGCCAGCGCGCTGCTGGCCCGCCGCCTCATTGAGCGCGGCGTGCGCGTGGTCCAACTGCTCCATCGCGAATGGGACCATCACGGGGACCTGCCCCGCGACCTGCCGTTGCAATGCCGCGACATCGACCAGGCCTGCAGGGGTCTCATTCTCGACCTTAAACAACGCGGGTTGCTCGATGAAACCCTAATCGTTTGGGGCGGCGAGTTCGGACGCACCGTCTATTGCCAGGGCGAGCTGCGCCAGGATAACTATGGGCGCGACCATCATCCGCGCTGTTACACGATGTGGATGGCCGGCGGCGGGGTCCAGGGCGGCCTTGTCTATGGCGAAACCGACGATTTCAGCTATAATATCGTCCGCGACCCGGTGCATATCCGTGACATTAATGCGACAATTCTACACCAAATGGGCATCGACCATAACCGCCTGACATATAATTTCCAGGGGCTGGACCAGAAACTCGTCGGGACGGAAGCGCCCGCAACGCCTGTGAAAGGAATTCTGGCGTGA
- a CDS encoding PSD1 and planctomycete cytochrome C domain-containing protein — protein sequence MKVQTSRRGQCALLGLLPALALFWLASSQAAQSAVLFNRDIRPILSDNCLTCHGRDASKRKAELRLDLPESATAVRKGHQAIKPGDLQGSDLWRRINSTEPKVQMPPPEARRRLAPDQIALLRQWILDGAVYQKHWAFVAPVRPELPAVKRTDWPRNDVDRFILAELEAKHLGPSPEASKETLVRRVTLDLTGLPPTLSEVDAFLADKRPDAYERLVDSLLDSPHYGENMARYWLDLARYGDTHGLHLDNERSLWPYRDWVVKAFNRNMPFDQFTVWQLAGDLLPNATPEQKVASGFNRCNVSTSEGGAIDEEFQVRYAVDRVETTATTWMGLTMGCAVCHDHKFDPISQKEFYEVFSIFNNISEKAMDGNALLPPPSMKLPSAEQEKELNEFDAHIAELKAKMKDLVAAMDYVDPATLTNAAKTAPEEIVWVDDDFPKGAEVTIQEGNKGEQWVTKDKGQVFSGQRALRRTGAGTHQVYFSKCDQPLAIGPGDKWFANVYLDPKDPPKAIMLQYHTDDWHYRSNWGDEDAIPFGTKNSPDKVQAGTLPETGKWARLEIDAAALGLQPGAEVTGMAFTQFGGTVYWDKAGLVSAHDPAQDPKVSLAAWEKIQREKGDHADVPDKIKHLLKKKPGSLHEDARKELRDYYLAEVYTDPKSELAPLREAVKSAQEKRDTIEAKVPATMISEELAKPRPAWILVRGQYDKHGEPVGPGVPAFLPPLPPSEENNRLTFARWLVDAKHPLTARVTVNRFWQQFFGVGIVKTSEDFGTKGEWPSHPELLDWLATEFMASHWDVKHMVRVMVTSATYRQDSKVTPQLVQLDPENRLLARGPRHRLDAEVLRDYALDVSGLLNLKIGGRGVRPYQPRGIWEAVGYTTSNTAKYTQDHGDALYRRSLYLFWKRTAPPPAMITFDAPSREKCWARRERTDTPLQALVTMNDTAFFEAARNLGYRMLHEGGADDAERLMYGFRLVTSRPPAGNECEVLKEDLAAQRAHFEADPAAARKVIGVGESPVPAGVPAPDLAAYTMVANLLLNLDETVTLN from the coding sequence GTGAAGGTACAAACGTCACGCCGAGGCCAATGCGCGTTGCTGGGACTGTTGCCGGCATTGGCGTTGTTTTGGCTGGCTTCCAGCCAGGCCGCTCAAAGCGCTGTCCTGTTCAACCGCGACATCCGGCCGATCCTTTCCGATAACTGCCTCACGTGCCATGGCCGGGACGCCAGCAAGCGCAAAGCCGAGCTTCGCCTTGACCTGCCCGAAAGCGCCACCGCTGTCCGCAAAGGACACCAGGCGATTAAACCCGGCGACCTCCAAGGCAGCGATTTGTGGCGCCGCATCAATTCCACCGAACCTAAAGTCCAAATGCCTCCGCCCGAAGCCAGAAGGAGATTGGCCCCCGACCAAATTGCGCTGCTCCGCCAATGGATTCTCGATGGAGCGGTTTATCAGAAGCATTGGGCCTTCGTAGCCCCAGTCCGGCCCGAACTGCCGGCAGTGAAGAGAACCGACTGGCCGCGCAACGATGTGGATCGCTTTATCCTGGCCGAACTCGAAGCCAAGCATTTAGGGCCATCGCCCGAGGCTTCCAAAGAAACCCTCGTGCGCCGGGTGACACTAGACCTGACTGGCCTGCCGCCGACGCTGTCTGAGGTCGATGCCTTTCTGGCCGATAAGCGGCCAGATGCCTATGAGCGGCTGGTGGACAGTTTGCTCGATTCGCCGCACTACGGCGAAAACATGGCCCGCTACTGGCTGGACCTTGCACGCTACGGTGACACCCACGGGCTGCATCTTGATAACGAGCGTTCGCTATGGCCTTACCGGGATTGGGTCGTGAAGGCCTTCAACCGCAATATGCCATTCGACCAGTTCACCGTCTGGCAATTGGCCGGGGACCTCCTGCCCAACGCGACGCCCGAGCAAAAAGTTGCATCCGGCTTTAACCGCTGCAACGTCTCGACCAGCGAAGGCGGGGCCATCGATGAGGAATTCCAGGTGCGCTACGCCGTCGATCGGGTCGAGACCACCGCCACGACCTGGATGGGCCTGACCATGGGCTGCGCTGTTTGCCATGATCACAAGTTCGATCCCATCTCGCAAAAGGAGTTCTACGAAGTGTTTTCCATCTTTAATAACATCTCCGAAAAGGCCATGGATGGAAACGCCCTGCTCCCTCCGCCTTCAATGAAATTGCCTTCGGCTGAACAAGAGAAGGAATTGAATGAATTCGACGCCCACATAGCCGAACTCAAAGCCAAGATGAAGGACCTCGTCGCCGCAATGGACTACGTCGATCCGGCCACGTTGACGAATGCCGCTAAAACCGCGCCTGAGGAGATCGTTTGGGTGGACGATGATTTTCCCAAAGGCGCCGAGGTGACGATTCAAGAGGGCAACAAAGGTGAACAATGGGTCACGAAGGATAAAGGCCAGGTATTCAGCGGCCAGCGGGCGCTACGGCGCACCGGCGCAGGAACTCACCAGGTCTATTTCAGCAAATGCGACCAACCACTGGCCATCGGCCCGGGGGACAAGTGGTTTGCCAATGTTTATCTCGATCCGAAGGACCCGCCCAAGGCCATCATGCTCCAATATCACACCGATGATTGGCATTATCGGTCCAACTGGGGCGATGAGGACGCCATTCCTTTTGGTACCAAAAACTCGCCAGACAAGGTCCAGGCGGGCACCTTGCCCGAAACCGGGAAATGGGCGCGATTGGAAATCGACGCAGCGGCTCTCGGCTTGCAACCCGGCGCGGAGGTTACCGGCATGGCGTTCACTCAATTCGGCGGCACTGTCTATTGGGACAAGGCGGGGCTTGTTTCTGCGCACGACCCGGCGCAGGACCCGAAGGTCTCGCTGGCAGCCTGGGAAAAAATCCAACGCGAGAAAGGAGACCATGCCGATGTGCCTGATAAAATCAAACACCTGCTGAAAAAGAAACCCGGCAGCCTGCACGAGGACGCGCGCAAGGAATTGCGGGACTATTATCTGGCCGAGGTGTATACCGACCCTAAATCCGAGCTTGCGCCTCTTCGCGAGGCGGTGAAATCCGCACAGGAAAAACGCGACACCATCGAAGCCAAGGTCCCCGCCACCATGATCTCTGAGGAACTGGCAAAGCCGCGTCCGGCCTGGATTTTGGTCCGGGGCCAGTATGACAAACACGGCGAGCCGGTCGGCCCGGGTGTTCCGGCATTCTTACCGCCACTGCCTCCTTCCGAAGAAAACAACCGCCTCACTTTCGCGCGGTGGCTGGTCGATGCGAAGCACCCGTTGACGGCCCGCGTGACGGTCAATCGTTTTTGGCAACAGTTCTTTGGTGTGGGCATAGTAAAGACCTCGGAGGACTTTGGCACCAAGGGCGAATGGCCATCGCATCCCGAGTTGCTGGATTGGCTCGCCACCGAATTCATGGCTTCTCATTGGGACGTAAAACACATGGTCCGGGTCATGGTCACCTCAGCCACTTACCGCCAGGATTCGAAGGTGACACCGCAGTTGGTCCAACTCGACCCTGAAAACCGGCTGCTGGCCCGCGGCCCGCGGCATCGGCTTGATGCCGAGGTGCTGCGAGACTACGCCTTGGATGTGAGTGGCCTGCTGAATCTGAAGATAGGCGGGCGCGGTGTGCGTCCCTATCAACCCAGGGGCATTTGGGAAGCGGTCGGTTACACCACCAGCAATACCGCCAAATACACCCAGGACCACGGTGACGCGCTCTATCGGCGCAGCCTGTACCTCTTTTGGAAACGCACCGCTCCGCCTCCGGCGATGATTACCTTCGATGCGCCTTCCCGTGAAAAGTGCTGGGCGCGCCGGGAACGGACCGACACACCTCTGCAGGCGCTGGTTACTATGAATGACACGGCGTTTTTCGAGGCGGCCCGCAACTTGGGCTACCGCATGTTGCACGAAGGGGGGGCCGACGATGCTGAGCGGCTCATGTACGGTTTCAGGCTGGTTACCTCGCGCCCGCCAGCGGGGAACGAGTGTGAGGTGCTCAAGGAAGACCTGGCAGCGCAACGCGCCCATTTCGAGGCGGACCCCGCCGCTGCCAGGAAGGTCATCGGGGTTGGCGAATCGCCGGTGCCAGCCGGCGTGCCGGCGCCCGACCTGGCCGCCTATACCATGGTCGCCAACCTCCTGCTCAACCTGGATGAGACAGTAACTTTGAACTGA